The Deferribacterota bacterium genome includes the window CCTCCGGCATACAGCTATTCCTTTCTTCTATTTTAAAATATTAAGAAAAAATTTCCACCCAATCATGAATAACAATTTAACATAGTAGGTTAACAATTTTTATGCACCAAACTGATGCAATTAACTTGCTCAAGTAAAACTACTATTTACACAACTACTACCTGTCGATGCGCTAAAAGCAGACATTAATTTTTTTACATTTTTACTTTTACATTTTGGACACTCAATTAAATCATCTTTTTTCATAACAATTTTACTAAACTT containing:
- a CDS encoding zinc ribbon domain-containing protein, translated to MPIYEFKCNECGEKFSKIVMKKDDLIECPKCKSKNVKKLMSAFSASTGSSCVNSSFT